A window of the Candida orthopsilosis Co 90-125, chromosome 1 draft sequence genome harbors these coding sequences:
- a CDS encoding Lpx1 protein (S. cerevisiae homolog LPX1 has lipase activity and localizes to peroxisomal matrix) has product MSFTLEKKQTKAHPIRAKGSTLIAKDTENLIIVYNKYKSSSPHPNPESQLAFNLVFCHGTGFNKSVWHYLIKQLYKLSQSHEVPWYLDTVLAVDALGHGDSSLANEGKMGCVYMWDDGAKDVIEIIKHERETTGDMKNNFEARTVLVGHSMGGFTALYASFLESTLFDSVVAIEPVIYGTPETEARFMRSFKKLVGLMMDTFDTEQDARDYFEKYSFTKRFQSDVLKDYVDDEVYKTKTKEGKYVYKAKCSKVSQMTTYLSSHMSIIKGMLALPLIRVPVFHVVGGAANWNLRESIDWIRNAIAPNMLAGAIDIDKGQHLVNSEQPNDVIKVINNALTKRDTDFKVSKPTVPEIALNGDRKALLDQQYNSISNLDMENVYGYDNKKHIPFDLVANKPSSKL; this is encoded by the coding sequence ATGTCATTTACACTCgaaaaaaaacaaacaaaagcacATCCAATCCGCGCCAAGGGTAGTACCTTGATTGCCAAAGACACtgaaaatttgattatCGTGtacaacaaatacaaatcaaGCTCTCCACATCCAAACCCTGAATCACAATTGGCCTTCAATTTGGTCTTTTGTCACGGGACTGGGTTCAACAAGTCAGTATGGCACTACCTCATTAAGCAGTTGTATAAACTCTCGCAATCACATGAAGTACCCTGGTACTTGGACACGGTTCTTGCTGTTGACGCTCTTGGTCATGGTGATTCTAGTTTGGCAAATGAGGGGAAAATGGGTTGTGTTTACATGTGGGATGATGGCGCTAAAGATGTTATTGAGATTATCAAGCACGAGAGGGAAACCACGGGAGATATGAAGAACAACTTTGAGGCTCGTACTGTTCTAGTTGGGCATTCAATGGGCGGATTTACTGCTTTGTATGCATCCTTTTTAGAATCAACCCTATTTGACTCCGTTGTTGCTATAGAACCGGTGATTTATGGAACACCTGAGACTGAAGCAAGGTTTATGCGGCTGTTTAAGAAGTTGGTTGGCTTGATGATGGATACTTTTGATACCGAACAGGATGCCAGGGACTATTTTGAGAAATACTCATTCACTAAACGTTTTCAATCTGATGTATTGAAAGATTacgttgatgatgaagtatATAAGACAAAAACCAAAGAGGGGAAATATGTCTATAAAGCTAAATGCCTGAAGGTGAGCCAGATGACGACATATTTGAGTTCTCACATGTCCATCATAAAGGGCATGTTAGCGTTACCGTTGATCAGAGTTCCAGTGTTTCatgttgttggtggagCAGCTAATTGGAACTTGCGAGAGAGTATTGACTGGATTCGTAATGCCATTGCTCCAAATATGTTAGCAGGTGCTATAGATATTGACAAGGGACAACACTTGGTGAACTCTGAGCAACCAAACGATGTGATTAAAGTCATCAACAACGCTTTAACGAAACGAGACACCGATTTTAAAGTTTCAAAACCTACTGTTCCTGAAATTGCTTTGAATGGAGACAGAAAGGCACTCcttgatcaacaatacaatcTGATTCTGAATCTTGACATGGAAAATGTTTACGGTTATGATAATAAGAAACATATCCCgtttgatttggttgcGAATAAACCCAGTAGCAAGTTATAG
- a CDS encoding Srp40 chaperone of small nucleolar ribonucleoprotein particles → MKASIEPKLKTILEHVQNLVKNDEHLKKLDNKTLTELVENLDVRQFDKKAVNKVYDFVQKVEAEEEEASSTDSSESSSEGDDESSSGDEDSSSSSDESDEDDDIEEKTANAQEASKLDESSSSDSSSSSENSSSSESDSSSSSPSSDSESPSTSESSSSDSDSSSSSDSNSESSSSSSSSSSSSSSSSSESSSSSDSDSDSDSDSKLTSKKRKHEETKDANGTKKAKIEPSSSASSSVTESITSNSTPATPEPESELKPGQRKHFSRIDRSKINFEDRILQDNTYKGAAGTWGEKASERLLQVRGKDFTKNKNKMKKGSYRGGSITLASGSYKFTD, encoded by the coding sequence ATGAAAGCCTCAATCGaaccaaaattaaaaaCGATTCTAGAACATGTCCAGAATTTAGTTAAAAATGACGAGCacttgaagaaattggataaCAAAACGTTGACTGAGTTGGTAGAAAATTTGGATGTACGccaatttgacaaaaaaGCAGTGAATAAAGTATATGATTTCGTCCAGAAGGTAGAAGCtgaggaagaggaagcTCTGTCTACTGATTCTTCTGAGAGCAGCTCCgaaggtgatgatgagaGCAGTTCTGGAGATGAGGACTCTTCTAGTTCTAGTGATGAGagtgatgaggatgatgatattgagGAGAAAACTGCCAACGCTCAAGAGGCTTCTAAGTTGGATGAATCATCATCCTCCGATAGCTCCTCCAGTAGCGAGAACTCGTCATCCTCCGAAAGTGATTCTTCTTCCAGCTCACCCAGTTCTGATTCTGAATCACCCAGCACCTCTGAGTCATCAAGTTCTGATTCCGATTCTTCTAGCTCATCAGACTCTAACTCCGAATCGTCGAGCTCCTCCAGCTCCTCCAGTTCCTCCAGTTCATCTAGTTCCTCAGAGTCATCCTCATCAAGCGACTCGGATTCCGATTCAGACTCGGATTCAAAATTAACttcaaagaaaaggaaacaCGAGGAAACAAAAGATGCAAACGGAACAAAAAAGGCTAAAATTGAGCCTAGCTCCTCAGCAAGCTCTTCAGTCACTGAATCAATCACTTCCAACTCAACACCGGCGACCCCTGAACCTGAATCTGAACTTAAACCAGGGCAAAGAAAGCATTTTTCGAGAATAGATAGATCAAAGATTAATTTCGAAGACAGAATATTACAAGATAACACATACAAAGGAGCTGCTGGAACATGGGGTGAAAAAGCTAGTGAAAGGTTGTTGCAAGTTAGAGGAAAAGATTTCACcaagaacaaaaacaaaatgaagaaaGGTAGCTACAGAGGGGGTAGTATTACTTTAGCTAGTGGGTCATACAAATTCACTGATTAG
- a CDS encoding Spc98 component of the microtubule-nucleating Tub4p (gamma-tubulin) complex, with protein sequence MALDKPQVIKLYVHRVVKSLIPAELGEEYIQSIANELYTSLINTRPLHDDISNIINKYKQVFLSSDLKQDWIEFQTLINSLSQHRSLDQIANYLTFFDALRNSQTDTHLNDTHKRDTSIESPRINTNDKTLAQLIQPYYKTLPEETILTYLPYTLMGLDSKLFTFSNDYKRIGIPQSINNSYSSFLKNLFEYALLYKQLDLFVEKNRGKLPSAIKGAFVASLDTELKHYSQDLNRVFSKQPPSILAVYHALYEWIFTLRFLYRVSLQIEKLDGYHFLKHVYTFTKYGDRHVSSIAERTFNEIVKPYYNILEFWMIKGELVDGNDEFFISFNKDGENFNQIIKYHSDKVPEFIESGDKIFQIGKTLIFLEKYCQELKFVDDFNVKYSTIIFTNHNGLASMTVNETIVVINQQYDEVLTFFTKLVHHKYHLFSHLLNFKNYYLMEINEFIESIVTKGESAFNLPSLDITSSQLHQVLHDAIQISSVKTRQNVDRVDSKIFNPQLETFGWDSFLIDYKISDLPIFDILESSMIKYLKTFHFFWKLRHLQMLLRSNYLAFDQLNLKLEPRVRGNYRRLIGNINGVNIMRHHLVKFLDDLVAYLSYDVVESSFNRNIVDKFFHNNDNELVLDESFMEFPEKDTDSSLKVNKLSIDELISVHDTYLDDIVYTKIFNGSAKGAKTNISFIDQIYEILQSIFRFINTSQEYLSVVEMFLILINSRDSIEGADQEEEYQLERDIDEVSNRMAKLWKKVKVEIFNGEYQSLLDGFKEDLKSDNDLKELGKCL encoded by the coding sequence ATGGCTCTTGATAAACCGCAAGTGATCAAATTATACGTACACCGGGTTGTGAAATCGTTGATTCCAGCTGAGCTTGGTGAAGAGTACATTCAAAGTATTGCCAATGAGTTATATACATCATTAATCAATACCCGGCCACTCCATGATGATATATCCAACATTATTAATAAATACAAGCAGGTCTTTCTCAGCAGTGACTTGAAACAAGACTggattgaatttcaaaCCCTCATAAATTCTCTTAGTCAACATCGATCGCTTGATCAAATTGCCAATTACTTGACATTTTTTGATGCCTTACGAAATAGTCAAACTGATACTCATTTGAATGACACCCACAAGCGAGATACTTCTATTGAATCACCACGGATAAACACAAATGATAAAACTCTAGCGCAATTAATCCAACCTTACTACAAAACCTTACCCGAGGAAACGATATTAACCTATTTGCCTTATACGCTAATGGGTCTAGATTCAAAGCTATTCACCTTTTCAAACGATTATAAACGGATTGGGATACCGCAgtcaatcaacaacagctaTAGctcatttttgaaaaacttgttCGAATACGCTTTGTTGTACAAGCAATTGgatctttttgttgaaaaaaacaGAGGCAAACTACCACTGGCCATAAAGGGGGCATTTGTTGCTCTGTTGGATACTGAATTAAAACATTATAGTCAAGATTTGAATCGGGTGTTTAGCAAACAACCACCTAGTATATTGGCAGTTTATCATGCACTTTATGAATGGATATTCACATTACGATTCTTGTATCGTGTTTCattacaaattgaaaaattagaTGGATATCATTTTCTTAAACATGTTTATACGTTTACAAAATATGGTGATAGGCATGTGTCGAGTATTGCTGAAAGGACatttaatgaaattgtgaAACCGTATTATAATATTCTCGAATTTTGGATGATAAAAGGGGAGCTAGTTGATGGGAATGACGAGTTTTTCATATCGTTTAATAAAGAtggtgaaaatttcaaccagATCATCAAGTATCATAGTGATAAAGTACCGGAGTTTATAGAATCAGGTGACAAGATTTTCCAGATTGGAAAAACGCTAATCTTTCTTGAAAAGTATTGTCAAGAGTTGAAGTTTGTCGATGATTTTAATGTGAAATATTCCACTATTATCTTTACCAATCACAACGGGCTAGCTTCAATGACAGTCAATGAGACCATTGTTGTGATAAACCAACAGTACGATGAAGTACTTACTTTTTTCACTAAATTGGTTCATCATAAGTATCACTTGTTTTCTCATTTactaaatttcaaaaattattACTTGATGGAGATTAACGAGTTCATCGAGTCAATAGTAACCAAGGGAGAATCTGCATTCAATCTACCTTCGTTGGATATAACTTCAAGTCAACTACACCAAGTGCTACATGACGCAATTCAGATATCATCCGTAAAGACGCGTCAAAATGTTGATCGTGTTGATTCCAAGATCTTCAACCCACAATTGGAAACGTTTGGTTGGGAttcattcttgattgattaCAAGATTTCTGATTTGCcaatatttgatattttggaaTCGTCAATGATAAAGTACCTCAAAAcatttcatttcttttggaaattgCGTCATTTACAAATGCTTTTACGATCCAATTACTTGGCTTTTgaccaattgaatttgaaactcGAACCTCGGGTGAGGGGGAACTACAGAAGATTAATTGGCAATATCAATGGAGTGAATATAATGAGACACCATTTAGTTAAATTCTTGGACGACTTGGTGGCTTATTTATCATACGATGTGGTGGAATCTTCATTTAACAGGAATATCGTAGACAAATTTTTCCATAATAATGATAACGAATTGGTGTTGGACGAACTGTTTATGGAATTTCCTGAAAAAGACACTGATTCATCGCTCAAAGTGAATAAACTATCCATTGATGAGCTCATTTCCGTGCATGATACATAtcttgatgatattgtGTATACAAAGATATTTAATGGGTCTGCAAAAGGAGCTAAAACCAATATCAGTttcattgatcaaatatatgaaattttgcaatcaatttTCAGGTTTATAAACACTAGTCAGGAATACTTGTCTGTGGTGgaaatgtttttgattcttaTCAATAGTCGTGATTCTATAGAGGGGGCAGATCAAGAGGAGGAATATCAGTTGGAGAgggatattgatgaagtatcAAATCGAATGGCTAAATTGTGGAAGAAGGTTAAGGTTGAAATATTCAATGGTGAATATCAATCATTACTTGATGGCttcaaagaagatttgaagCTGgataatgatttgaaagagttGGGAAAGTGTCTATGA
- a CDS encoding Hem1 5-aminolevulinate synthase, with product MESVIKVSMSVCPFVQSTSTQALRQLSKSSGGLAQRARQCPYMADALHAQEQHQQQHQAVRSYSSATNPRRASVSRSATPDASAFVPPPASPYRLKNENLTGAQVNFNGNEQKFDFQGFLNDDLNKKRTDKSYRFFNNINRLANEFPKAHRAQENDKVTVWCSNDYLGMGKNESTLNEMKRVLDKYGSGAGGTRNIAGHNAHAIKLESELAALHKHEAALVFSSCFVANDAVLSLFGQKIKDLVIFSDELNHASMIQGIRNSRAKKHIFKHNNLADLEEKLAQYPKSVPKLIAFESVYSMCGSIAPIEAICDMAEKYGAVTFLDEVHAVGMYGPHGAGVAEHLNFEAHLKSGINPADIETVMSRVDMVTGTLGKAYGCVGGYVTGKANMIDWFRCYAPGFIFTTSLPPAIMAGAAESIRYQRATLKDRIAQQKNTRYVKENMNKLGLPVIPNPSHIVPVLIGNAYDAKRASDMLLDKHKIYVQAINFPTVPIGEERLRITPTPGHGPEISNHLIEAVDDVFNELNLKRINDWTATGGLCGVGQADCASTQHIWTDQQLALTDADLNPNVIDPIVAPLGVSSGVAL from the coding sequence ATGGAGTCAGTCATTAAAGTTTCCATGTCAGTTTGTCCTTTTGTTCAATCTACTTCCACTCAAGCATTGCGTCAATTGAGTAAATCTTCTGGTGGTTTGGCTCAACGTGCTCGCCAATGTCCCTACATGGCTGATGCGCTTCACGCTCAAGagcaacatcaacaacaacaccaagCCGTGAGATCTTACTCTTCTGCTACCAACCCAAGAAGAGCAAGTGTTAGCCGTTCAGCTACCCCTGATGCTTCTGCTTTCGTTCCACCACCAGCATCACCATACcgtttgaaaaatgaaaacttGACCGGTGCTcaagtcaatttcaatggaaATGAACAAAAATTCGATTTTCAAGGGTTTTTGAACGAcgatttgaataaaaagagAACTGATAAATCATATCGTTTCTTTAACAATATCAATCGTTTAGCTAACGAGTTCCCCAAAGCTCATCGTGCTCAAGAGAATGATAAGGTTACTGTTTGGTGTTCAAATGATTACCTTGGAATGGGTAAGAATGAATCCACTTTAAATGAAATGAAACGTGTTTTGGACAAGTATGGATCAGGTGCTGGTGGTACTAGAAATATTGCTGGTCATAATGCTCATGCTATCAAATTAGAATCTGAATTAGCTGCTTTGCATAAGCATGAAGCGGCGTTGGTTTTCAGTTCATGTTTTGTTGCCAATGATGCGGTATTGTCATTGTTCGGacaaaaaattaaagattTGGTAATCTTTTCTGATGAATTGAACCATGCGTCAATGATTCAAGGTATTAGAAACTCTCGTGCAAAGAAACATATTTTTAAGCATAATAACTTAGCTGATTTAGAGGAAAAGTTGGCTCAATATCCCAAATCCGTCCCCAAATTGATTGCATTTGAATCAGTTTACTCCATGTGTGGATCAATTGCTCCAATTGAAGCTATCTGTGACATGGCCGAAAAATACGGTGCAGTCACCTTTTTAGACGAAGTTCATGCTGTTGGTATGTATGGTCCTCACGGTGCTGGTGTTGCTGAACACTTGAATTTTGAAGCCCATTTGAAACTGGGTATCAATCCTGCTGATATTGAAACTGTTATGAGCAGAGTTGATATGGTTACTGGTACTCTTGGTAAAGCTTATGGATGTGTTGGTGGTTATGTTACTGGTAAAGCCAATATGATTGATTGGTTTAGATGTTATGCACCTGGTTTCATTTTCACCACTAGTTTGCCACCAGCAATTATGGCTGGTGCCGCCGAATCCATCCGTTACCAAAGAGCTACCTTGAAAGATCGTATTGCTCAACAGAAAAACACTAGATATGTCAAGGAAAATATGAACAAGTTGGGATTGCCAGTTATCCCAAACCCATCCCATATTGTTCCAGTTTTAATTGGTAATGCTTACGATGCTAAAAGAGCTTCTGACATGTTATTAGATAAACACAAGATTTATGTTCAAGCCATCAATTTTCCCACTGTTCCAATTGGTGAAGAGAGATTAAGAATCACTCCAACTCCAGGTCATGGACCAGAAATCTCCaatcatttgattgaagctgttgatgatgtttttaatgaattgaatttgaagagaatCAATGATTGGACTGCAACTGGTGGATTATGTGGCGTAGGTCAAGCTGATTGTGCTTCAACTCAACACATTTGGActgatcaacaattggctTTAACTGATGCTGATTTGAATCCAAATGTTATTGATCCTATTGTCGCTCCATTGGGTGTCTCATCAGGTGTCGCTTTGTAG